The proteins below come from a single Holdemania massiliensis genomic window:
- a CDS encoding response regulator transcription factor, with protein sequence MKRILVIEDNPDICQVLQTALNDAGYAMQAALTGLDGLQYFREHHFDLVLLDIMLPYKSGDEVLREIRELSDIPVIVLSAKDLTSVKVDLLKAGADDYVTKPFDLDEILARIEAQLRRRSGMNGCTVLTFKDISLNCQDLRVTLGQQEIALTARETQLLKLLMEYPNKVFTKANLYETLWNETEIGDDNAVKTHISNLRAKLKAAGSDSEYIETVWGLGYRLSKE encoded by the coding sequence ATGAAAAGAATATTAGTCATTGAAGATAATCCGGATATCTGTCAGGTTCTTCAGACGGCCCTGAACGATGCCGGATATGCAATGCAGGCCGCGCTGACTGGATTGGACGGCCTTCAATATTTTCGTGAACATCACTTTGATCTCGTGCTGCTTGATATTATGCTTCCCTATAAAAGCGGTGATGAGGTTCTGCGGGAAATTCGGGAACTGTCAGATATACCGGTCATTGTGCTTTCGGCCAAAGACCTTACTTCTGTCAAAGTGGATCTGCTGAAAGCAGGTGCGGATGATTATGTGACTAAACCGTTTGATCTTGATGAGATACTGGCTCGGATTGAAGCTCAGCTGCGCCGCAGATCAGGGATGAATGGATGTACTGTTTTAACTTTTAAAGATATATCGCTGAACTGTCAGGATCTGCGGGTGACTTTGGGACAGCAGGAGATTGCCTTAACTGCCAGGGAAACTCAGCTGTTGAAGCTGTTGATGGAATATCCGAACAAAGTGTTCACAAAAGCCAATCTCTATGAAACGCTGTGGAATGAAACAGAGATCGGAGATGACAATGCTGTGAAAACGCATATCAGCAATCTTCGGGCAAAGCTGAAAGCTGCCGGAAGCGATTCGGAGTATATCGAAACGGTCTGGGGTTTGGGCTATCGGCTTTCTAAAGAGTGA
- a CDS encoding ABC transporter ATP-binding protein translates to MNEMILETQNLCKTYRGSAALKDVSLSLKRGRIYGLIGRNGAGKTTLMRIIAGLHFADSGELRLFGKEKQKDLQRLRKRIGFMIEAPGICSSMTAKENLTLHRTLRGIPNRALEDELLHLVGLKETGTKKAGHFSLGMKQRLGIAIALISSPEFLVLDEPINGLDPIGVVEIRKLLCRLCEERGMTILLSSHNLPELYQTATDYIMIDQGMIKKELTLSELEAQCRQYLLIRTDNPGLAVSLIEEEMNSQNYLVMPDQSIRFYDGVGQVEETAQLFRRHDLLITQLTTEGSTLEKVYLETIGGQRDE, encoded by the coding sequence ATGAATGAAATGATCTTGGAAACACAGAATCTGTGTAAAACATATCGGGGCTCTGCAGCGCTGAAAGATGTCAGTTTGAGTTTAAAGCGCGGCCGAATCTATGGGCTGATCGGCCGCAACGGTGCCGGGAAAACAACGCTGATGCGGATTATTGCCGGCCTGCATTTTGCCGACAGCGGCGAACTTCGGTTGTTTGGAAAAGAAAAACAGAAAGATTTGCAGAGGTTGAGGAAACGGATTGGATTTATGATTGAGGCGCCGGGGATCTGCAGTTCAATGACCGCCAAAGAAAATCTGACGCTGCACCGGACGCTGCGCGGAATTCCTAACCGTGCTCTGGAGGATGAGCTTCTGCATCTTGTCGGCTTGAAGGAAACGGGAACGAAAAAAGCCGGACATTTTTCATTGGGAATGAAACAGCGGCTGGGGATCGCGATTGCCCTGATCAGCAGTCCGGAGTTCTTAGTTTTGGATGAGCCGATCAACGGTCTGGATCCAATCGGCGTTGTGGAAATCCGGAAGCTGCTTTGCCGCCTGTGCGAGGAACGGGGAATGACGATTCTTTTGTCCAGCCACAATTTGCCGGAGCTGTATCAGACGGCGACAGATTATATTATGATCGACCAAGGCATGATCAAAAAAGAACTGACGCTGTCGGAGCTGGAAGCGCAGTGCCGTCAATATCTGCTGATCCGCACAGACAATCCGGGACTCGCCGTCAGTTTGATTGAAGAAGAGATGAACAGTCAGAATTATCTGGTGATGCCGGATCAGTCCATTCGGTTTTATGACGGTGTTGGTCAGGTGGAAGAGACAGCCCAGCTGTTCCGCCGGCATGATCTATTGATCACCCAGCTGACCACGGAAGGCAGTACGCTGGAAAAGGTTTATCTGGAAACGATCGGAGGACAGCGCGATGAGTAA
- a CDS encoding ABC transporter permease, whose protein sequence is MSNLIQCEMMKLRKSVPLRILFLLMLALGLVSSMSSLSYVNSPVQQELEIALHGCDAFFSSLRDMPTIVMIGVLVLVFVVTNDFENRTIQAAICAGHSRAAILISKMLAFAVGYLAVYLPYPLIRAVVQGMLMGFGAPVSAALIFKMAASLIVILLSGMAVNSVVFWLAFTVRRSILVVGAGFVIAVLGTTALMSFTYSLPQLGSLLAYTPIGFFRELALGNYTPALLGRAAGMDLAVLVLTLLFSHLCFRHEDIR, encoded by the coding sequence ATGAGTAATTTAATTCAATGTGAAATGATGAAGCTGCGCAAATCGGTTCCGCTGCGCATTCTGTTTCTGCTGATGCTCGCCCTAGGACTGGTATCATCGATGTCCAGCCTCAGTTATGTCAATTCACCGGTTCAGCAGGAGCTGGAAATTGCCCTGCATGGCTGCGATGCGTTCTTTTCTTCACTGCGGGACATGCCGACGATTGTGATGATCGGCGTTCTGGTCCTGGTGTTTGTCGTCACGAATGATTTTGAAAACCGCACGATCCAGGCGGCAATCTGTGCCGGTCACAGCCGTGCGGCGATTCTGATCAGCAAGATGCTGGCGTTTGCGGTCGGTTATCTCGCCGTTTATCTGCCGTATCCATTAATCCGGGCGGTGGTTCAGGGAATGCTGATGGGGTTTGGTGCGCCGGTGAGTGCGGCGTTGATCTTCAAAATGGCAGCGAGCCTGATTGTCATTCTGCTGAGCGGGATGGCGGTGAACAGCGTTGTCTTCTGGCTGGCCTTTACCGTTCGGCGCTCGATTCTGGTCGTTGGGGCGGGCTTTGTCATCGCGGTATTGGGGACGACGGCGCTGATGTCATTCACATACTCGCTTCCGCAGCTGGGCAGTCTGCTGGCATATACGCCGATCGGTTTCTTCCGAGAGCTGGCTCTGGGAAATTATACTCCGGCATTGCTGGGACGGGCTGCTGGGATGGATCTGGCGGTTCTTGTTTTGACCTTGCTTTTCAGCCATCTCTGTTTCCGGCATGAGGATATCCGTTGA
- a CDS encoding sensor histidine kinase: MTAAVIAALGMIATAFGLRLFQIHRQLRKLAGQLRAGIDEKSRERLSLELIDDDLSELAALMNERLEQQERLEIAGYRKEKEFQQIIESLSHDLRTPLTAIKGNLQLLARTKLNEEQNQRLSVISRHAEALEVLIRKFWEYSCAAAEDQKVCFESVDLQTLVIQCAADHIPQFESRGQTVLLRESPVARIWADADFCRRIIENLLQNCLAHAAGRIEIAFAEKADVVILTVQNALAEDQHLDAERIFDRFYTGDSARQRSSGLGLAIVRQLTERQGGSCWAEIRDHQLILSVMFLKGSRSLQDG; this comes from the coding sequence TTGACTGCGGCTGTGATCGCCGCCTTGGGGATGATTGCCACCGCTTTTGGCCTGCGGTTATTTCAAATTCACAGGCAGCTGAGAAAACTTGCCGGACAGCTGCGCGCCGGTATCGACGAAAAATCGCGTGAGCGTTTGTCGCTGGAGCTGATCGACGACGACCTGAGCGAACTTGCCGCCCTGATGAACGAGCGTCTTGAGCAGCAGGAACGGCTTGAGATTGCGGGATATCGGAAGGAAAAGGAGTTCCAGCAGATAATTGAGAGCCTTTCGCATGACCTGCGGACGCCGCTGACCGCGATAAAAGGGAATCTGCAGCTGCTAGCGAGAACAAAGCTGAATGAGGAACAGAACCAACGTCTGAGCGTTATCAGTCGTCATGCTGAAGCTTTGGAAGTTCTGATCAGAAAGTTCTGGGAGTATTCGTGTGCCGCGGCTGAGGATCAGAAGGTCTGTTTTGAGAGTGTGGATCTGCAGACTTTGGTTATTCAATGCGCTGCCGATCATATTCCGCAGTTTGAAAGCCGGGGACAAACCGTGCTTCTGCGGGAAAGCCCTGTGGCAAGGATCTGGGCGGATGCCGATTTCTGCCGGCGCATCATTGAGAATTTACTTCAAAATTGTCTCGCGCATGCTGCTGGCAGGATTGAAATTGCCTTTGCTGAAAAGGCTGATGTCGTTATTTTAACCGTACAGAACGCATTGGCAGAGGACCAACACCTGGACGCTGAACGGATATTTGACCGATTTTATACCGGGGACAGTGCCCGTCAGCGAAGTTCAGGATTAGGACTGGCGATTGTCCGTCAGCTGACCGAGCGTCAGGGTGGAAGCTGCTGGGCAGAAATCAGAGACCATCAGCTGATTCTCAGCGTCATGTTTTTAAAGGGTTCCAGAAGCCTGCAGGACGGATAG
- a CDS encoding PTS system mannose/fructose/sorbose family transporter subunit IID, whose translation MTTPVELSKKELNKVFWRSYQALGCYTYDKQQGISYMRALLPALQKLYPDPEDLKEALIRHNVMFNTTCAFVPFCLGITCAMEEEYANAPEGSFDPQSISSVKIALMGPLAGIGDSFFWGTFRVIACGIGAPLAAAGNLLGVVLYLLLNLIPSTLTRVYGFKLGYQGGREFLAKIQADGTLEKVTEAAKILGLVVIGGLVPTIVAVPVSLQLNMGGGSFILADVLNSIMPNLLPLVLSVIVYHYIQKGVSVNKLLFILLGLGILLTAVGFFPMG comes from the coding sequence ATGACAACGCCGGTTGAATTATCAAAAAAAGAACTGAACAAAGTGTTCTGGCGCTCCTATCAAGCGCTGGGCTGTTATACCTATGATAAGCAGCAGGGAATTTCCTACATGCGCGCGCTGCTTCCGGCGCTGCAGAAACTATATCCGGATCCGGAAGACCTGAAAGAAGCACTAATCCGCCACAATGTGATGTTTAATACGACCTGCGCTTTTGTTCCCTTCTGTCTGGGCATCACCTGTGCGATGGAAGAAGAATATGCCAATGCTCCGGAAGGTTCGTTTGATCCGCAGTCGATCAGCTCGGTCAAGATTGCCTTGATGGGCCCGTTAGCGGGAATCGGCGACAGCTTCTTCTGGGGAACCTTCCGCGTCATCGCCTGCGGCATCGGCGCCCCGTTGGCCGCGGCTGGAAATCTGTTAGGGGTCGTCCTGTACTTATTGTTGAATTTGATTCCGTCCACATTGACCCGTGTTTATGGATTTAAACTAGGTTATCAAGGCGGCCGGGAATTCCTGGCGAAAATTCAGGCAGACGGAACACTGGAAAAAGTAACGGAAGCCGCAAAGATTCTGGGCTTAGTCGTTATCGGTGGTTTGGTGCCGACGATCGTCGCGGTTCCGGTTTCCCTGCAGCTCAACATGGGCGGCGGATCCTTTATTCTGGCGGATGTACTCAACAGCATCATGCCGAACTTACTGCCGTTAGTGCTTTCCGTCATCGTCTATCACTACATTCAAAAAGGCGTCAGCGTCAACAAGCTGTTGTTCATCTTGTTGGGCTTAGGCATCCTGCTGACAGCCGTCGGCTTCTTCCCGATGGGCTAA
- a CDS encoding PTS mannose/fructose/sorbose/N-acetylgalactosamine transporter subunit IIC, which produces MILQAILVGLVAGYGRIEQSWFGQQMIARPIWLCTLVGLLLGDLKQGVIIGGTLELIWAGVVQIGAAPTEVVSGSVLASALVITSGLTVEEGVALAIPVALLASVMNTFISSVNSAVLSSLTNKAVENCDTKMIWWTGIGGGIIYFVVYFIVIALGFMAGSVAIQAVIDSIPGVVRYGLTNASKLLPAIGIGILLKFTFDWKYAGFFALGFLLPTYLGMGTMGVALTGLVCAYIYYQFKPKAEEED; this is translated from the coding sequence ATGATTTTACAAGCGATTTTAGTCGGCCTTGTTGCCGGCTACGGCCGGATCGAACAATCATGGTTCGGTCAGCAGATGATCGCACGGCCAATCTGGCTGTGCACGCTCGTCGGTCTTTTATTAGGGGACTTGAAACAAGGTGTAATCATCGGCGGGACGTTGGAATTGATCTGGGCGGGGGTCGTTCAGATCGGCGCGGCCCCAACCGAAGTTGTCAGCGGCAGCGTATTGGCTTCCGCACTGGTCATTACCAGCGGTCTGACTGTGGAAGAAGGCGTCGCGCTGGCGATTCCAGTAGCTTTATTAGCCAGCGTCATGAATACGTTTATTTCCTCCGTCAACTCGGCGGTGCTGTCTTCCTTAACCAACAAAGCGGTGGAAAATTGTGATACCAAAATGATCTGGTGGACAGGCATCGGCGGCGGCATCATCTATTTTGTTGTCTACTTCATTGTTATCGCCTTGGGATTTATGGCCGGATCCGTTGCGATTCAGGCCGTCATTGATTCAATTCCAGGGGTTGTCCGCTACGGTTTGACCAACGCCAGCAAGCTCCTGCCGGCAATCGGTATCGGCATATTATTAAAATTCACATTCGATTGGAAATATGCCGGCTTCTTTGCGCTGGGATTCCTCTTGCCGACTTACCTGGGCATGGGCACGATGGGCGTTGCATTGACAGGCCTGGTCTGTGCTTATATCTATTATCAATTTAAACCCAAAGCTGAGGAGGAGGACTAA
- a CDS encoding PTS sugar transporter subunit IIB: protein MISLLRVDGRLVHGMVAVTWVGELKPNVLVVANDAAANDSFHTMTLKLAKPANVDMYVWTLAKAVDRLNGPKYKAKKIFITVGTIADAETLVSQCPEIRRVNVGPEVDGTKGRVTEGKIEISDGVFASPEEFICLKHIHDQGVEVFAQITPQMPAVDFAEFAKKFE from the coding sequence ATGATCAGTTTATTGCGCGTCGACGGACGGTTAGTTCACGGCATGGTCGCTGTGACCTGGGTGGGCGAACTGAAACCGAATGTCCTGGTGGTTGCCAATGACGCCGCGGCCAATGACAGTTTCCACACCATGACGCTCAAACTTGCCAAACCGGCCAATGTTGATATGTATGTTTGGACGCTGGCCAAAGCTGTAGATCGGCTCAACGGCCCTAAGTACAAAGCCAAGAAAATCTTCATCACCGTTGGGACGATTGCCGATGCCGAAACACTTGTCAGCCAATGTCCGGAAATCCGCCGCGTCAATGTCGGCCCGGAAGTGGACGGCACTAAAGGCCGGGTCACTGAAGGCAAAATCGAAATCAGCGACGGTGTCTTTGCTTCCCCAGAGGAATTTATCTGTCTGAAGCATATCCACGATCAGGGTGTCGAAGTCTTTGCCCAGATCACCCCGCAGATGCCGGCCGTGGATTTTGCGGAATTCGCCAAAAAATTTGAATAA
- a CDS encoding PTS sugar transporter subunit IIA, which yields MNQIILASHGKLASGMKATLEFFGAQNIIILEQTVQETGFEAKAEAVLQQYAKQNCIVFTDLYGGSVNQIFFKNLQHYAFHLITGMNLAMILECAFTEADLTGPQLKEIVENACRQTCYMNDLLTCREEDDD from the coding sequence ATGAATCAGATCATCCTCGCCTCCCATGGCAAGCTTGCCTCCGGCATGAAGGCAACCCTGGAGTTTTTCGGGGCACAGAACATCATCATCCTGGAACAAACTGTCCAGGAAACAGGCTTTGAAGCCAAAGCCGAAGCTGTACTGCAACAATATGCCAAACAAAACTGCATCGTCTTTACCGATTTGTACGGAGGTTCGGTGAATCAGATCTTCTTTAAGAACCTTCAGCACTATGCTTTCCATCTGATCACCGGCATGAATTTAGCCATGATCTTGGAATGCGCCTTCACCGAAGCGGATCTGACCGGTCCGCAGCTGAAAGAAATCGTTGAAAATGCCTGCCGTCAAACTTGCTACATGAATGATCTGTTAACATGCCGCGAGGAAGATGACGACTAG
- a CDS encoding SIS domain-containing protein, producing the protein MRSMEKEKLSMIGHIQDTPRVLKKAYTLRDEYMNDFVDAFVSHDFKKVYFLGSGTSNHVSMVIKNLFVDLLHVEGVACAPTIFTNHENPNPSGVFKKEQICVIGFSQHGDSISTCEAVKKASDGGYFTIAVTEQLDSVLQELADVYCHLVCEEEEIGPETRGYTETIYQFYIQAIEIARRKKLISEVEFQRLDEEAKALADNLEIVVKESVDWYNRNKQEFYQMTKSSIAGYGYNYPTALESRLKFFETYSRPCTGYEMEEQMHGPMRAYNQDNYIFMIASEGQKELNRLKELVPYYKDVFTEHVFVITCEEGVASTDRDLKFSVRTSDLLSPILYVIPFQVLSALICEDTGIDTKVSPIKKRYVSSHYPSSRHKNLSQDPQ; encoded by the coding sequence ATGAGAAGCATGGAAAAAGAAAAACTATCAATGATCGGTCACATTCAAGATACGCCGCGGGTTTTGAAAAAGGCTTATACTCTTCGCGATGAATACATGAACGACTTTGTCGACGCCTTTGTCAGTCATGACTTTAAAAAGGTGTACTTTTTGGGTTCCGGTACGTCCAATCATGTATCCATGGTGATTAAGAATCTCTTTGTCGATCTTCTGCACGTGGAAGGCGTTGCCTGTGCGCCGACGATTTTCACGAATCATGAAAATCCGAATCCTTCGGGTGTTTTTAAGAAAGAACAGATCTGTGTTATCGGCTTCTCCCAGCATGGTGACAGTATATCGACATGCGAAGCTGTCAAAAAGGCGTCGGATGGCGGTTACTTTACAATCGCCGTTACTGAACAGTTAGACAGTGTGCTGCAGGAGCTGGCAGATGTTTATTGTCATCTCGTCTGTGAAGAAGAAGAAATCGGACCAGAGACCCGCGGTTATACAGAAACAATTTATCAATTTTATATTCAGGCGATCGAAATTGCCCGCCGTAAAAAGCTGATCAGCGAAGTAGAATTCCAGCGGCTGGATGAAGAAGCCAAAGCACTCGCTGACAATTTGGAAATTGTTGTCAAGGAGTCGGTCGACTGGTATAATCGTAATAAACAAGAGTTTTATCAAATGACAAAATCCTCGATTGCCGGCTATGGCTATAACTATCCGACAGCGCTGGAATCGCGTTTGAAATTCTTTGAAACTTATTCCCGTCCGTGTACCGGTTATGAAATGGAAGAACAGATGCACGGTCCGATGCGTGCTTACAATCAGGACAACTATATCTTTATGATCGCTTCCGAAGGTCAGAAAGAGCTGAACCGGTTAAAAGAGTTAGTGCCTTATTATAAAGATGTCTTTACCGAGCATGTGTTTGTCATCACCTGTGAAGAAGGGGTCGCAAGCACTGACCGGGATTTGAAGTTTTCAGTCAGAACATCCGATCTGCTTTCCCCCATTCTTTATGTGATTCCTTTTCAGGTGCTTTCCGCCTTGATCTGCGAAGATACGGGCATTGATACCAAGGTCAGTCCGATCAAAAAACGTTATGTTTCATCCCATTATCCAAGCTCAAGACACAAAAATCTGAGTCAGGATCCCCAGTAA
- a CDS encoding GntR family transcriptional regulator, which yields MPKLPKYVEIENYFKTKIESGELQADQPLPPESEICAKFSTSHMTVSRAMNELAVHGYIKRIKGKGTFADHRFQTKIKKNSVRTESITDMIRNAGLKPSAELIKYGIIKGKEAPEIASVLHVAEDDFLHYFIRTRYGSGSLICISYSYISQNILPTMDIKRLEGSLNQYIEELGIERSYGYMELGACLPSPEQAKLIGSNHVPLLRQTIMWNVNDEPFELTMHYFVGDKFTITQDKIMSQPEPSAVHDHVSEPLVK from the coding sequence ATGCCGAAACTTCCAAAGTATGTGGAAATCGAGAATTATTTTAAGACAAAAATCGAAAGCGGAGAACTGCAGGCCGATCAGCCGCTTCCTCCGGAAAGTGAGATCTGCGCGAAGTTTTCCACCAGCCATATGACGGTTTCCCGGGCGATGAACGAGTTGGCCGTGCATGGCTACATCAAGCGGATTAAAGGAAAAGGAACCTTTGCGGATCATCGTTTCCAGACGAAAATCAAGAAAAACTCGGTGCGGACAGAAAGCATTACCGATATGATCCGCAATGCCGGATTAAAACCGTCGGCTGAGCTGATTAAATATGGAATTATTAAAGGCAAGGAAGCTCCTGAAATTGCATCAGTGCTGCATGTTGCGGAAGATGATTTTCTGCATTACTTCATTCGGACACGTTATGGCAGCGGCAGCTTAATCTGTATTTCTTACTCTTATATCTCGCAGAATATTCTGCCGACAATGGATATTAAGCGGTTGGAAGGTTCGCTGAACCAGTATATTGAGGAATTGGGAATTGAGCGCTCCTATGGGTATATGGAACTGGGAGCTTGTCTGCCCAGCCCGGAACAGGCGAAACTGATCGGATCGAATCATGTGCCGCTGCTTCGCCAGACGATCATGTGGAATGTGAATGATGAACCTTTTGAGCTGACAATGCATTATTTTGTCGGCGATAAATTCACGATTACTCAAGACAAGATCATGTCACAGCCGGAACCGTCGGCAGTCCATGATCATGTTTCAGAGCCTTTGGTAAAATAA
- a CDS encoding Gfo/Idh/MocA family protein, which translates to MRFGILGYGGIAQRFVGDSAQVREAEITVIASRTEAKQKAAASAVKTAQIVDQYDACLSSPNVDCVYIALPHLMHKEMAMAALAQHKHVLVEKPGTLTTADWDQLCEEAKRQDCFLMEALKTPFYPSSEIVKNLIEDGAIGQVYEADVNYCYDLKDQTKPGWYIHDAKQGGALYDIGSYLYYFVLDLFPDCCEELQVQAELRNQIDVHFTCELNTRSGVRILTEGAIDRERPREALIRGTKGTLRIPYYYRAEEIILENAQGIQTIRPTLHYTDLGGEIAEVCRCVGNGWLQSPLYPQAKTREVLAFMEAIRSRFPQI; encoded by the coding sequence ATGCGATTTGGAATCTTAGGTTACGGCGGAATCGCGCAGCGCTTTGTGGGTGACAGCGCTCAGGTCAGAGAGGCTGAGATTACCGTGATCGCTTCCCGAACGGAAGCCAAGCAAAAAGCGGCCGCCTCAGCGGTTAAAACAGCGCAGATTGTGGACCAGTATGACGCCTGTCTGAGCAGCCCGAATGTGGACTGTGTTTACATCGCTTTACCGCATTTGATGCATAAAGAAATGGCCATGGCAGCTTTGGCTCAGCATAAGCATGTGCTGGTGGAAAAGCCAGGAACGTTAACCACCGCGGATTGGGATCAGCTGTGCGAAGAAGCAAAGCGCCAAGACTGCTTTCTGATGGAAGCGTTAAAAACTCCGTTTTATCCAAGCAGTGAGATTGTTAAAAATCTGATCGAGGATGGAGCGATCGGTCAGGTCTATGAAGCGGATGTCAATTACTGTTACGATTTAAAAGATCAAACCAAACCCGGTTGGTATATTCACGATGCGAAACAGGGTGGTGCGCTGTATGATATCGGCAGTTACCTTTACTATTTTGTGTTGGATTTATTTCCGGATTGTTGCGAGGAACTTCAGGTTCAGGCAGAGCTTCGTAATCAGATTGATGTTCATTTCACGTGTGAACTGAATACCCGAAGCGGGGTTCGGATTTTGACCGAAGGGGCGATCGACCGTGAACGCCCGCGGGAAGCGCTGATCCGCGGCACAAAGGGAACACTGCGCATCCCTTATTACTATCGGGCGGAGGAAATCATTCTGGAAAATGCGCAGGGCATTCAGACAATTCGTCCAACGCTTCATTATACAGACTTGGGTGGGGAGATTGCCGAGGTATGCCGCTGTGTCGGCAATGGCTGGCTGCAGAGCCCGCTGTATCCGCAGGCGAAAACCCGCGAAGTTCTGGCTTTCATGGAAGCCATCCGCAGCCGCTTTCCCCAAATCTGA
- a CDS encoding MATE family efflux transporter, protein MPRQSTKTFYRQALNLCLAMIAQQLILNLITIIDNVMVGRFGDLFVSSAAIVNRLFTVPSSFLNGILAAGVVYLAQYAGVDQPQRMRQTFRFSILVSAAMMLPFILAGIAFPQSLVRLFSSDPALLEPATIYLRFLALSMIPYVLSQAIANALRSIGQVRLPLYGSCAAVIVKIVANGILLDGMRAGMAGAGIAMLICRSLEALIMVALMKRSQCVFAQAWKATPRIPRVLAFQISKTMLPIGLNELFYGLGLAVLFKGYTSFNTATTAGYSIAMTYYELFRVLFPAAGTVLTILVGPVLGQGKKDDAKQVVSRVFKLALTLSVLFGILIYLCRWTIPLLYSGSAVSLATADQLMQIMALLFPLATVHFLVYFVFRSGGDSQSIFLIDSLFMWVVPIPLLMILTQRTSLPITAVYFWVEVSYLLKCLLAVGLLKKERWLHNLTEMENTEESNAAE, encoded by the coding sequence ATGCCTCGGCAATCCACCAAAACATTTTACCGTCAGGCGCTGAATTTGTGTCTGGCTATGATAGCCCAGCAGCTGATTCTCAATCTGATCACGATTATTGATAATGTTATGGTCGGCCGATTCGGTGATTTGTTTGTTTCTTCCGCAGCCATCGTTAACCGTCTGTTTACGGTACCCAGCAGTTTTCTCAACGGTATTCTGGCGGCCGGTGTTGTCTACCTGGCGCAGTATGCAGGGGTGGATCAGCCGCAGCGCATGCGTCAGACCTTCCGGTTTTCCATTCTCGTTTCCGCAGCGATGATGCTTCCCTTTATTCTCGCCGGGATCGCTTTTCCCCAATCGTTAGTCCGCTTGTTTTCCTCCGATCCGGCCTTATTGGAGCCGGCAACCATTTACCTGCGGTTTCTGGCTTTGTCGATGATTCCGTATGTGCTGTCCCAGGCAATTGCCAACGCTCTGCGCTCAATCGGTCAGGTGAGGCTGCCCTTATACGGCAGCTGTGCGGCGGTGATCGTGAAGATCGTTGCCAATGGCATTCTGTTGGACGGGATGAGGGCCGGGATGGCAGGCGCTGGGATCGCGATGCTGATCTGCCGCAGTCTTGAAGCCCTGATCATGGTTGCGCTTATGAAACGTTCACAATGCGTGTTTGCACAGGCGTGGAAGGCCACGCCAAGAATACCACGGGTGCTGGCATTTCAAATCAGTAAGACCATGCTTCCGATCGGATTGAACGAATTGTTCTACGGCTTAGGGCTGGCGGTGCTGTTTAAAGGCTATACGTCTTTCAATACGGCAACGACCGCCGGCTATTCGATCGCGATGACCTATTATGAGCTGTTCCGCGTCCTCTTTCCAGCGGCGGGGACCGTCTTGACGATTCTGGTCGGGCCGGTTTTGGGTCAGGGGAAAAAGGATGACGCCAAACAGGTTGTCAGCCGGGTGTTCAAGCTGGCACTGACCCTTTCGGTGCTGTTTGGCATCCTGATCTATTTGTGCCGCTGGACAATTCCGCTGCTTTACAGCGGGTCGGCCGTATCCTTGGCGACCGCGGATCAGCTGATGCAGATCATGGCGCTTTTGTTTCCGTTGGCGACCGTGCATTTCCTCGTCTATTTTGTCTTCCGCAGCGGCGGCGACAGCCAGTCGATCTTCCTGATTGATTCGCTGTTTATGTGGGTTGTCCCGATTCCGCTGTTGATGATCCTGACACAGAGAACCTCCTTGCCGATCACCGCGGTTTATTTCTGGGTAGAAGTCAGCTATCTTTTAAAATGCCTGTTGGCGGTGGGCTTGCTGAAAAAGGAACGCTGGCTGCATAATTTGACAGAAATGGAAAACACAGAAGAAAGCAATGCCGCGGAGTAA